Proteins encoded together in one Impatiens glandulifera chromosome 1, dImpGla2.1, whole genome shotgun sequence window:
- the LOC124940277 gene encoding secreted RxLR effector protein 161-like, translating into MSDVKSVNVPLASHFVLSKDQSPKTETEITEMKNVPYSNAIGSVMYLMISTRSDITYTVSCLSRFMSNFGMPHWNALKWLLRYLKTIVDVDLTFFKCSLGTKLVGYVDSNYANDRDNRKSTTFCLLCVALA; encoded by the coding sequence atGTCTGATGTTAAATCTGTGAATGTGCCTCTTGCTTCCCACTTTGTGTTAAGTAAGGATCAGTCTCCTAAGactgaaactgaaataactgaaatgaagaatgtgcctTATTCTAATGCTATAGGATCTGTCATGTATCTCATGATTAGTACTAGATCTGATATTACATATACAGTTAGTTGCTTGAGTAGATTTATGTCTAACTTTGGTATGCCTCATTGGAATGCTTTGAAATGGcttttgagatatctaaaaACCATTGTTGATGTTGACTTGACTTTCTTTAAGTGTTCTCTAGGTACTAAGTTGGTTGGTTATGTGGATTCCAATTATGCTAATGATAGGGATAATAGAAAGTCTACTACTTTCTGTTTACTTTGTGTGGCTCTTGCATAA